In one window of Oryza sativa Japonica Group chromosome 9, ASM3414082v1 DNA:
- the LOC4347451 gene encoding chitinase-like protein 1 — translation MKRKTRNKIILTTLLVSAAAILIGGTVALILTAGTWKVKMKESREKICDKGWECSGSKYCCNDTITDFFKVYQFENLFSKRNSPVAHAVGFWDYQSFITAAALFEPLGFCTTGGKQMQMMELCAFLGHVGSKTSCGFGVATGGPTAWGLCYNHEMSPKEDYCDKTNLQYPCVEGAEYYGRGAIPVFWNYNYGAAGDGIHEDLLHHPEYLEQNATMAFMAAMWRWMTPMKKKQPSAHDVFVGNWKPTKNDTLAKRLPGFGATMNVLYGDQICGKGYIDDMNVIISHYQYYLDLMGVGREHSGDNRDCAEQAAFNPSYKKPDDQQQQS, via the exons ATGAAGAGGAAGACTCGGAACAAGATAATCCTGACGACGCTGctggtgtcggcggcggcgatcctgATCGGCGGGACGGTGGCGCTGATCCTGACGGCGGGGACATGGAAGGTGAAGATGAAGGAGTCGCGCGAGAAGATCTGCGACAAGGGGTGGGAGTGCTCGGGTAGCAAGTACTGCTGCAACGACACCATCACCGACTTCTTCAAGGTGTACCAGTTCGAGAACCTCTTCTCCAAGCGCAACAGCCCCGTCGCCCACGCCGTCGGCTTCTGGGACTACCAGTCcttcatcaccgccgccgccctcttcgAGCCCCTCGGCTTCTGCACCACCGGCGGCAAGCAGATGCAGATGATGGAGCTCTGCGCCTTCCTCGGCCATGTCGGCTCCAAGACCTCAT gtgGATTTGGTGTGGCGACCGGCGGGCCGACGGCGTGGGGGCTCTGCTACAACCACGAGATGAGCCCTAAGGAGGATTACTGCGACAAGACGAACCTGCAGTATCCCTGCGTCGAGGGCGCCGAGTACTACGGCCGCGGCGCCATCCCCGTCTTCTG GAACTACAACTAtggcgcggcgggcgacgggATACACGAGGACCTGCTCCACCACCCGGAGTACCTGGAGCAGAACGCGACGATGGCGTTCATGGCGGCGATGTGGCGGTGGATGACGCCGATGAAGAAGAAGCAGCCGTCGGCGCACGACGTGTTCGTGGGCAACTGGAAGCCCACCAAGAACGACACGCtcgccaagcgcctccccgggTTCGGCGCCACCATGAACGTGCTCTACGGCGACCAGATCTGCGGCAAGGGCTACATCGACGACATGAACGTCATCATCTCGCACTACCAGTACTACCTCGACCTCATGGGCGTCGGCCGCGAGCACTCCGGCGACAACCGCGACTGCGCCGAGCAGGCCGCCTTCAACCCCTCCTACAAGAAGCCCGACGATCAGCAGCAACAAAGCTAG
- the LOC4347452 gene encoding methyl-CpG-binding domain-containing protein 2 — translation MGNSKTPQPSKKSRIMLSDTDGHQLDNDEFSSESASNQMVLFNPETVAKGQDELGENHSPSLQKSANNPNRGMPSIGAFTVQCAKCFKWRLIPTKEKYEEIRECIIQEPFECERAREWRPDVTCNDPEDISQDGSRLWAIDKPNIALPPPGWERQIRIRGEGGTKFADVYYTSPTGRKLRSLVEIDRYLLENPDYVAQGVTLTQFSFQIPRPLRQDYVKKRPKIVNPNDEASVVTTKSVKPEEVSPIAWAAPSVHQEGEAGERASHADEPPEAEELELTRKRKAESPLFEEAHSNHVSDEPKTKLEDTQNGGPSA, via the exons ATGGGAAATTCAAAAACTCCTCAACCATCAAAGAAGTCCCGAATTATGTTGTCAGATACTGATGGCCACCAACTGGACAATGATGAGTTTTCATCTGAAAGTGCATCAAATCAAATGGTTCTGTTCAACCCTGAAACTGTAGCTAAAGGGCAAGATGAACTTGGAGAGAACCATTCACCATCTTTGCAGAAATCAGCCAATAATCCGAACCGAGGAATGCCATCTATTGGGGCATTCACTGTCCAATGTGCCAAGTGTTTCAAATGGAGACTTATTCCGACAAAAGAGAAGTATGAAGAAATTCGTGAGTGTATTATACAGGAACCTTTTGAGTGCGAACGAGCCCGTGAGTGGAGACCTGATGTAACATGTAATGATCCAGAAGATATATCTCAGGATGGAAGCAGGCTTTGGGCTATTGACAAACCCAATATTGCACTACCTCCTCCTGGATGGGAAAGACAGATCAGAATAAGAGGCGAAGGAGGCACCAAATTTGCTGATGT GTATTACACTTCTCCTACTGGAAGGAAACTGAGGTCACTGGTTGAAATTGATAG GTACCTCTTGGAGAATCCGGATTATGTTGCACAGGGTGTAACATTAACTCAATTTTCATTCCAGATTCCTAGGCCTCTGCGACAGGACTATGTCAAAAAGCGCCCTAAGATAGTGAATCCAAATGATGAAGCAAGTGTAGTAACGACCAAGTCCGTTAAGCCGGAAGAAG TGAGCCCCATAGCCTGGGCAGCACCATCGGTACATCAGGAGGGTGAAGCTGGCGAACGAGCTTCTCATGCTGATGAGCCACCTGAAGCAGAAGAACTGGAGCTAACACGAAAAAGGAAAGCGGAAAGCCCTCTGTTCGAAGAGGCACATTCTAACCATGTTTCTGATGAACCAAAAACCAAGTTAGAGGATACTCAAAATGGAGGCCCTTCAGCTTGA
- the LOC107277973 gene encoding uncharacterized protein: protein MAMDAAPALKRKDADPPELWMGGGAAAAASGFPVSSRATKIRRLDAEVPPVVPGVCVPPAPPTQQQPVAGLGAGDVRVFGDQVPVGMAPAAAAAAAAKRKGEDAPELWLDDGGAASGFPVSSRATKIRRLDADVPPPVVPELCAPPPPPQPVAEVQMRGEEVPVIAVPAPNEERAIVLYKPDDAARNLLLGPLRPEFPLRVSPDWIHGLKSTALREASEHRALFEELAMDETSNLAMVPWVPVPSNSQEASTSAAATATTTTEMMDAEDTSMEVEQDGGSGGSHLAAAGEAPYYQWPQHCMAPPPQPPLPAVSYQPSPVTWSW, encoded by the exons ATGGCGATGgacgcggcgccggcgctgaaGAGGAAAGACGCGGACCCGCCGGAGCTGtggatgggcggcggcgccgccgccgccgcttccgggtTCCCGGTTTCCTCCCGCGCCACGAAGATCCGCCGCCTC GACGCGGAGGTGCCGCCCGTTGTGCCCGGCGTGTgcgtgccgccggcgccgccgacgcagcAGCAGCCGGTGGCGGGATTGGGGGCGGGCGACGTGCGGGTGTTCGGCGATCAGGTGCCAGTGGGCatggcgcccgcggcggcggcggcggcggcggcgaagaggaaaGGCGAGGACGCGCCGGAGCTGTggctggacgacggcggcgcagccTCCGGATTCCCGGTCTCCTCCCGCGCCACCAAAATCCGCCGTCTC GACGCGGATGTGCCGCCGCCCGTTGTGCCCGAGctgtgcgcgccgccgccgccgccgcagccggtggCGGAGGTGCAGATGCGCGGCGAGGAGGTTCCGGTGATCGCCGTGCCGGCGCCGAACGAGGAGAGGGCGATCGTGCTGTACAAGCCAGACGACGCCGCCCGCAACCTCCTCCTCGGCCCACTCCGCCCGGAATTCCCTCTCCGCGTCAGCCCCGATTGGATCCACGGCCTCAAGA GCACCGCGCTGCGAGAGGCGAGCGAACACCGTGCTCTGTTCGAGGAGCTAGCCATGGACGAGACCTCCAACCTGGCCATGGTACCATGGGTTCCCGTGCCCTCAAACTCCCAGGAAGCCTCCACGtcggccgccgcgacggcgacgacgacgacggagatgaTGGACGCCGAGGACACGTCCATGGAGGTCGAGCAGGACGGGGGATCGGGAGGatcccacctcgccgccgccggcgaggcgcccTACTACCAGTGGCCGCAGCACtgcatggcgccgccgccgcagccgccgctcccggcGGTGAGCTACCAGCCGAGCCCGGTGACGTGGTCATGGTGA